The Anaeromyxobacter sp. Fw109-5 genomic interval CGAGGAGTACTACCCCAGCCTCGGCGGCATCCCCGAGCACGTCCACAACTTCGCGCGCGAGGCCCGCCGCCTCGGGCACACGGTCAAGATCGTCACGAGCGTGATGCCGGACGTGGCGAAGGGCGCGCCGCCTCCCACGGAAGCCCAGTCCTCTGACGTGCTGCGGGTAGGGGCGAGCCGGCCGCTCGCCCAGCGCGGCGCGGTCGGGCGGGTGACGGGCGGGACGGGCGTGGGGGCAGCCCTGCGCGACCTCTTCGCGCGCGAGCGGTTCGACGTGGTCCACGTGCACGCGCCCCTCTCGCCGGTCCTCCCGCTGCTCGCGATCCACCACGCGACCGGGCCGGTCGTCGGCACCTTCCACCCCGGCGCGCGCCCCGGGCTCCTGTTCCGGCTCGCGCGCGGCGTGCTCCAGCGGTACGTGGATCGGCTGGACGCGACGATCGCCGTGTCGCGGGCCGCGCTGGCGCCTTACGGCGATCGGCTCGGCGCGGACGTCCGGATGATCCCGCACGGCGTGGACTACGACCGGCTCTCGCGCGGACGGAGGCTGCGTCGCTTCGACGACGGCAAGCTGAACGTGCTGTGGCTCGGGCGCGTCGAGCCGCGGAACGGGCTCGACTGCATGATCGGCGCCTTCCACCGGGCCTGGCGGCAGATCGACGCGCGGCTGATCGTGGTCGGCGACGGGCCCGGGCTCGCCCGCGCTCGCGCGCGCCTGCCGCGCGAGCTGGAGGAGGACGTGGTCTTCGTGGGCCGCGTCCAGGACGAGCGGCCGGACTGGTACGCCACGGCCGACGTCTTCTGCGCGCCGTCGCAGGCCCCGAGCGCCGGGGTGACGCTCCTCGAGGCGATGGCGGCCGGCAAGCCGGTCCTCGCCTCCGACGTCGAGGGGTACCGCGAGATCGTGCAGCACGGGCGGGAGGGCGAGATCCTGCCCGCGACCGACGAGGCGGCCTGGGCGCGGGCCCTGCTGCGCCTCGCGCGGGAGCCCGCTCGCGGCGCGGCGTACGGCGAGCGCGGGCGTGTGACCGCGCAGCGGTTCGCCTGGCCGTCCGTCGCGCGCGAGGTGCTCGGGGTGTACCGCGCGATCGGCGTCCGCGGGTGAATCCCCGGAGCGCCCTTTCGCTCCGGCGGATCCGCGGCTAGTCTGTCGCGCCGTGTCCGCCCTCTGGCAGCGCCTCCGCGGCATCGCCGCCACGCCCGAAGGGCGCCCCGGACGCCAGCGGCTGCTCCGGCTCGCCGGCCTCGCGATCATCGCGGCGTTCGGCGCCGTGGCGCTCGCGCGGGTCGACCTGCGCGAGGTCCTCCGCAGCCTCGCCTCCGCGCGGCCCGAGGCCTTGCTCCTCGCCATGGGCGCGAACGTGCTGTCGCAGTGGCTGCACGCCGGCCGCTGGGCCGCGGTGGTGCGGCCGCCCGGCGTTCGGGTCCGGGCGCGCGACGCGTTCGGGCCCCTCGTCGCCGGCTACGCGGTCGGCGTCGCCGTGCCGGCGCGCGCCGGCGACTTCGTCCGGTCGCACCTCCTCGCCCGCCGGACCGGCCTCGCCACCACCTCGGTGCTCGCCGCGGCGATCCTCGACTACGTGGTCGGGACGGCCACCCTCGTGCCGCTCATCGCCGGGCTCGCCTTCGCCGCGCCGCTCCCGCCGTGGGCGCGCCAGGCGCTGCTCGCGTTCGCGGTCATCGCAGGAGCGGGGCTCGCCGCCTCGTGGCTCGCGCGGCCGCGCGCCGGTCACGACGCCTCGGGCCGGGGGCTCGCCGGCCTGTGGGCCCGGCTGCGGGCGGGTCTCGGCGCCGCGCACGAGCCGCGCGCCCTCGGCAAGTCGTTCGCGTGGGGGCTCGCCGGGTGGGGGGCGGAGCTCCTCGTGGCCTGGTTCTCGCTGGTGTCGCTCGGCCTGCCGGCGACGCTCCAGCTCGCGGGTCTCCTCGTCGTCGCCACCACGGCCGCGAACGTGATCTCGCTCTCGCCCGGCAACGCCGGTCCGTTCGAGGCCGCCGCCGCGCTCGTGGTGGCCGGCGTGGGCGTCGCCGCCGCGCCGGCGCTCGCGTTCGCGCTCCTCTATCACGCGGCCCACCTCGCCCCGATGTTCGCCCTGGGCGCGATGGCGCTCGTGCGCGAGGCGCGCGATCCCCGCCGATCGCGGCTCGGCGAGGGCGCGGAGCCCCGTGACGCGAGCGCGCCCGGCGCCACCGGGAACTGAGCCCAGCCCGAGGGAGCTTCCATGCCTCGCCGCGCGAACGCCCGCCGGAAAGCCGCCGCCCCCCGGGGGGCCGAGCGCGGACGCGCGCGCGCGGCCGTGGTTCGCTCCGGCCTCGACGTGCTCGCCCGCGGCCGCTTCCGGGCGCTGCGGGGACGGCGGGTCGGCCTCGTCTGCAACCCCACGGCGGTCACGGCCGAGCTCGTGCACGCGGCGGACCTGCTCCACGGCGCGTCCGGCGTCGAGCTCGCCGCGCTGTTCGGCCCCGAGCACGGCGTCCGGGGCGACGCGCAGTACATGGCGGCGGTCGGGGGCGAGCGCGACCCGCGCACCGGCGTCGCGGTCCACTCGCTCTACGGCGAGACCCCCGAGTCGCTGAAGCCGTCTCCCGAGGCCCTCGACGGGCTCGACGCGCTCGTCTTCGACATCCAGGACGTCGGCGCCCGCTACTACACGTACCAGGCGACGATGATGCTCTGCATGGAGGCGGCCGCCGACGCGCGGGTGCCGTTCGTCGTGCTCGACCGGCCGAATCCGATCGGCGGTGTGCTGGTCGAGGGGCCGCGCCTCACGCCGGGGTTCGAGAGCTTCTGCGGCCTGCACGACCTCGCGCCGCGCCACGGCATGACCGTCGCCGAGCTCGCGCTGCTGTTCCGCGCGGAGCGGAGGCTCGACCTCGAGCTCGAGCTCGTGGCCTGCGAGGGCTGGCGGCGGGAGAGGTCGTTCCGCGAGACGGGGCTCCCCTGGGTGTTCCCGTCGCCGAACATGCCGACGCCGGAGGCGGCGCTCGTGTACCCGGGCATGTGCCTCCTCGAGGGGACGAACCTCTCCGAGGCGCGGGGCACCACCCGCCCCTTCGAGCTGTTCGGGGCGCCCTGGCTCGACGCGCCCCGGCTCGTCGCCGACCTCGCGCGCGAGCGGCTCCCCGGCGTCCGCTTCCGCCCGGCGAGCTTCGTGCCGACCTGGGACAAGCACACGGGCGTCCGGTGCCACGGCGTCGAGCTGTTCGTCACGGACGCCGAGCGCTTCCGGCCGTTCCGGACCGGCCTCGCCTGCGTGCTCCACGCGCGGGCCCAGGATCCCGCGCGGTTCGCCTGGCGCACCGAGCCGTACGAGTTCGTCGCCGGCGTGCCCGCCTTCGACCTGCTCTGCGGCTCGGCGCGAGAGCGCGAGGGGATCGAGGCGGGGGCCACGCTGGCGGAGCTCGCGCGGGCGTTCGCGCCGGAGGAGCGCTCCTTCGCGCGGCGGCGGGCGCCCTACCTCCGGTACGCGGGCTGAGGGCCGTGAATCAGTCCCCGGACCGAGCCAGGCGGACGAGACGCGAGCAGCGCGAGGCGCGACGACCGAGCATACCCGTAGGGTATGTGAGGGAGGAGCAACGAAGCGATGCGACGCGGATCGGCCGCCGCGGCGATGGGAGGGGACTGTTTCACGGCCCTGGGGTAGGCTCCGCCGGCTGGGAAATGCTGTGGAGGAGGCGTCTCCTTGAGGATCGGGCTCGCAAGCGACACTCACGGCAACCTCGACGCGCTCGCGCGCGCCTTCGAGCGCTTCGAGCGCGCCGGCGCGGAGCAGGTCTTCTTCCTGGGCGGGCGGCACGCGGACGTGGACGGCGTGCTGGCCCGGCGCCGGCGCGGCACGCCCGATCCCATCGCCGCGCGCATCGTGCGCGTCGCGAGCCGGGCTTGCCCGGAGGGCGTGAGCGGCGAGGTCCCCCGCACTCACGTCGATCTCGTCGAGGGGCGCATCTGCTGCCTGGTCCACGACAAGGCGGACCTCTCGCGGGACGACATCGCGAACGCCTCCGTCTTCTTCCACGGCAACAGCGCGCGCGCCGGCATCGTGCAGATCGGGCCGCGCTGCTTCGTGACGCCGGGGCACCTCCGCGGCGACGCGCCCCCGGACGCGCCGGCCACCTTCGCGATCGCCGAGCTCACGGACCGCGACGTCGTCCTCACCGTCTATTCGGCCGGCGGCGCGGAGCTGCGCACCGAGCGCTGCGCGCCCACGGCGCAGGGCCGGATGTCGGTGAAGTGATGGCGCGGCGGACGCCGGGCGGCGCGCGCGCGCGCGCGGGCGGAGGGCGAGCGGTCGCGATCCTCGGCGGCTCCTTCAACCCGCCGCACGTGGCCCACCTCATGGCGGCGTACTGGGCGCTCGCGACGCAGGACGTCTCGGAGGTCTGGCTCCTCCCCTCGTACCAGCACCCGTTCGGCAAGGCGCTCGCGCCGTTCGACGACCGGGTCCGGATGTGCGAGCTCGCCGCGCGCGCGATCCGCGGCGTGGCCGTGTGCACCGCCGAGGCCGAGCTCGCCGGCGATCCGCTGGTGGGGAAGACCGCGCGCACCCTCGAGCACCTCCACGCGAAGCATCCGGATCACCGCTTCACGCTCGTGGTCGGCGCGGACATCCTGCCGGACACGGACAAGTGGTACCGCTGGGACCGCGTCCAGGAGCTGGCGCGCGTGGTGGTGGTGGGGAGGGAGGGGTACCCGCCGGTGCCGGGAGCCCCCACGCTGCCGGCCATCTCGTCCACCCTGGTGCGCGAGCGGCTCGCCCGGGGGGAGGACGTCTCGGGGCTCGTCGCGCGGAGCGTGCGGGAGTACGTCGAGCAGCGCGGGCTGTATCGCTAGGGCGCCGCGCGCTCTCTCGGCCTCGTGCGGGGGCGGCGTTCACGCGAGGAGCGTTGCGGCGGCGGGCGGCGCCGTCAAACTGGCGCGCATGGGCGAATCCCTCCGCACCCGCGTCGAACGCCTCGGCTTCAACCTGTTCCCCGCCTACCGGGGGAGCGGCGGCCGGGTGACGTTCATCGCGCACGACTGGCGCGAGGTGCGGGTGGAGCTGCCGCTCTCGCGCCGCACGCGCAACTACGTGGGCACCATCTTCGGCGGCTCGATCTACGCCGCCGTCGATCCCATCTACATGCTCATGCTCATCCGGTGCCTGGGCGCTGGCTTCGTCGTGTGGGACAAGGCCGCGGCGATCCGGTTCCTGCGGCCGGGCCGCTCCACGCTGCGCGCCACGTTCACGCTGCCGGAGGAGGAGACCGATGCCATCCGGACGGCGCTCGAGGCCGCGCGCTCGGTGGACCGCGTCTATACGGTGCGGCTCGTGGACGGGCAGGGGACCGTCTGCGCCGAGGTCGACAAGACGCTGTATGTCCGCCGGAGGGAGGGCGGCACCGGGCGCTGACGGTCAGGCGCGCGCGGCGCGGTCGAAGCGCAGCCCGCCCGCGGCGTCCACGTCCACGATGGCGACGTCGCCCGGGCCGAGCTCGCCGGCGAGGATCCGCTCCGCGAGCGGGGCCTCCACGAGCCGCTGGATGGCGCCGCGCATCGGGCGCGCGCCGAGCGCCGCGTCGAACCCGCCGTTCTCCACGAGGTGCGCGATCGCCCCGTCGGTGGCCTCGAAGCGGATCCGCCGCTCCGCCTCCAGCCGCCGGGACGAGCCGGCGACGAGGAGGCGCGCGACCTTCGCCACGTCCTCGCGGGACAGGGGCGAGAAGCAGACGCGCTCGTCGAGGCGGTTCCACAGCTCCGGCGGCACGGCGCCGCGCGCGGCCTGCAGGACGCGGTCGGTCCTGGGCTGGACCCGCTCCGCTGCGCCGAACCCCATCGCGCCGGTGGAGGTGCGCGTCGCCTCCTCGGCGCCGAGGTTCGAGGTGAGGACGACGACCGCGTTGGAGAAGTCCACCTGGCGGCCGCGCCCGTCGGTGAGCCGCCCCTCCTCGAGCACCTGCAGGAGCAGCATCTGCACGTCGCGGTGGGCCTTCTCGATCTCGTCGAGCACCACCACGGAGGCCGGGCGGCGGCGGACGGCGTCGGTGAGCTGGCCGCCCTCGCCGTAGCCGACGTAGCCCGGCGCGGCGCCGACCAGGCGCGCGACCCCGGTCGTCTCGGCGCACTCGCTCATGTCGAGCTGGACCAGCGCGTCGGGGGCGCCGTAGAGCGCGTCGGCGAGCGCGCGGGCGAGCTCGGTCTTGCCGACGCCCGTGGGGCCGAGGAAGAGGAACGAGCCCATGGGCCGGCGGGTGGCGAACCCGGCGAAGTTGCGCTTCAGCACCGCCGCGACGCGCGCGATGGCGTCCGCGTGGCCGACCACTCTGTCGCGCAGCGCGACCTCGAGCCCGAGGATCCGCTCCCGGTCGGAGGCGAGCAGGCGGGACTCGGGGATGCCGGCCATCTTCGCGACGGTGCGGGCGACGTCCGCGGCGTCCACCTCGGCCGCGCCCGCGCGCGAGGCGCGGGAGCCGGCGAGATCGAGGGCGCTCACCGCCTTGTCGGGCAGGAAGCGGTCGGTGACGTAGCGGGCGGAGAGGGACGCTGCGGCCTCGAGCGCGCCGTCGGCGAACCGCACCCGGTGGTGCTTCTCGTAGCGCGGCGCGAGGCCGCGCAGGATCGTGACCGTGTCCGCCACGGACGGCTCGCGCACCAGCACCGGCGTGAAGCGGCGCTCGAGCGCGGGATCCTTCTCGATGTGCTGGCGGTACTCGTCGTGCGTGGTGGCGCCGATGCAGGGGAACTCGCCGCGGCCGAGCGCCGCCTTGAGCTCGTTCGCCGCGTCCTGCGGCCCCTCGCCCGCCTGGCCCGCGCCCATGAGCGTGTGGATCTCGTCGATGAAGACCACGACCCGGCCCGCGGCGCGGCGCACCTCCTCCTGGATGCCGAGGAGCTTCTCCGAGAACGCCCCGCGGAGCGACGTGCCCGCCACCACGCTCGCCATGTCGATCTCGACGATCACCCGCTCGCGCGCGGACTGGAGGAGCCGCTGCGCGATCCCCTCGACGATGGCGGTCTTGCCGACGCCGGGCTCGCCGACGAGGAGCGGGTTGTTCGTGCGCCGCTTGCCGAGGACGTCGATCGCCTCCTCGACCTCCTGCTCGCGGCCGACGAGCGGGTCGAGGCGGCCGGCGGCGGCGAGCTCGGTCAGGTTCCGCCCGAGCTGCGAGAGCCAGGGGAGCTCCTTGGGATCGAGCGCGTGCGGGGAGCGGCGCGCGCGGGTCCCTCGACTGCGCGTCTCCGCGTCCGCGGAGACGCTACGCTCGGGATGAGCGGCCTCGGGAGCGTCGGTCGAGGTCGGGGGCGGGGTGGTCCCTCGACTCCGTGTGTCCGCTGCCGCGGACACACCACGCTCGGGATGAACGGCCTCTCCATCCGTCGCGGTCGCGTCTCCGAGCGCCTGCTCGAGGTGGGCGTCGAGCTGGAGGTCCCGGCT includes:
- a CDS encoding exo-beta-N-acetylmuramidase NamZ domain-containing protein, which translates into the protein MPRRANARRKAAAPRGAERGRARAAVVRSGLDVLARGRFRALRGRRVGLVCNPTAVTAELVHAADLLHGASGVELAALFGPEHGVRGDAQYMAAVGGERDPRTGVAVHSLYGETPESLKPSPEALDGLDALVFDIQDVGARYYTYQATMMLCMEAAADARVPFVVLDRPNPIGGVLVEGPRLTPGFESFCGLHDLAPRHGMTVAELALLFRAERRLDLELELVACEGWRRERSFRETGLPWVFPSPNMPTPEAALVYPGMCLLEGTNLSEARGTTRPFELFGAPWLDAPRLVADLARERLPGVRFRPASFVPTWDKHTGVRCHGVELFVTDAERFRPFRTGLACVLHARAQDPARFAWRTEPYEFVAGVPAFDLLCGSAREREGIEAGATLAELARAFAPEERSFARRRAPYLRYAG
- the nadD gene encoding nicotinate (nicotinamide) nucleotide adenylyltransferase, encoding MARRTPGGARARAGGGRAVAILGGSFNPPHVAHLMAAYWALATQDVSEVWLLPSYQHPFGKALAPFDDRVRMCELAARAIRGVAVCTAEAELAGDPLVGKTARTLEHLHAKHPDHRFTLVVGADILPDTDKWYRWDRVQELARVVVVGREGYPPVPGAPTLPAISSTLVRERLARGEDVSGLVARSVREYVEQRGLYR
- a CDS encoding AAA family ATPase, producing MPPVIESMELAQVIAEAADIAASVKQKLTSAHQLLAFFTVPNRAEILLKERGIDEDRLLAAMTGKPKEPEGVLRDLRERSREVAESVGAEEVDCLHLLIAMGRVRASAAHQLLGACGLQLSTLRNVALSYFTASMPRRLRELQPVQVRPAQPLTPPRRSEPRARAADPSRDLQLDAHLEQALGDATATDGEAVHPERGVSAAADTRSRGTTPPPTSTDAPEAAHPERSVSADAETRSRGTRARRSPHALDPKELPWLSQLGRNLTELAAAGRLDPLVGREQEVEEAIDVLGKRRTNNPLLVGEPGVGKTAIVEGIAQRLLQSARERVIVEIDMASVVAGTSLRGAFSEKLLGIQEEVRRAAGRVVVFIDEIHTLMGAGQAGEGPQDAANELKAALGRGEFPCIGATTHDEYRQHIEKDPALERRFTPVLVREPSVADTVTILRGLAPRYEKHHRVRFADGALEAAASLSARYVTDRFLPDKAVSALDLAGSRASRAGAAEVDAADVARTVAKMAGIPESRLLASDRERILGLEVALRDRVVGHADAIARVAAVLKRNFAGFATRRPMGSFLFLGPTGVGKTELARALADALYGAPDALVQLDMSECAETTGVARLVGAAPGYVGYGEGGQLTDAVRRRPASVVVLDEIEKAHRDVQMLLLQVLEEGRLTDGRGRQVDFSNAVVVLTSNLGAEEATRTSTGAMGFGAAERVQPRTDRVLQAARGAVPPELWNRLDERVCFSPLSREDVAKVARLLVAGSSRRLEAERRIRFEATDGAIAHLVENGGFDAALGARPMRGAIQRLVEAPLAERILAGELGPGDVAIVDVDAAGGLRFDRAARA
- a CDS encoding DUF4442 domain-containing protein — protein: MGESLRTRVERLGFNLFPAYRGSGGRVTFIAHDWREVRVELPLSRRTRNYVGTIFGGSIYAAVDPIYMLMLIRCLGAGFVVWDKAAAIRFLRPGRSTLRATFTLPEEETDAIRTALEAARSVDRVYTVRLVDGQGTVCAEVDKTLYVRRREGGTGR
- a CDS encoding lysylphosphatidylglycerol synthase transmembrane domain-containing protein, with the protein product MSALWQRLRGIAATPEGRPGRQRLLRLAGLAIIAAFGAVALARVDLREVLRSLASARPEALLLAMGANVLSQWLHAGRWAAVVRPPGVRVRARDAFGPLVAGYAVGVAVPARAGDFVRSHLLARRTGLATTSVLAAAILDYVVGTATLVPLIAGLAFAAPLPPWARQALLAFAVIAGAGLAASWLARPRAGHDASGRGLAGLWARLRAGLGAAHEPRALGKSFAWGLAGWGAELLVAWFSLVSLGLPATLQLAGLLVVATTAANVISLSPGNAGPFEAAAALVVAGVGVAAAPALAFALLYHAAHLAPMFALGAMALVREARDPRRSRLGEGAEPRDASAPGATGN
- a CDS encoding metallophosphoesterase — encoded protein: MRIGLASDTHGNLDALARAFERFERAGAEQVFFLGGRHADVDGVLARRRRGTPDPIAARIVRVASRACPEGVSGEVPRTHVDLVEGRICCLVHDKADLSRDDIANASVFFHGNSARAGIVQIGPRCFVTPGHLRGDAPPDAPATFAIAELTDRDVVLTVYSAGGAELRTERCAPTAQGRMSVK
- a CDS encoding glycosyltransferase family 4 protein; translated protein: MRIGVVTEEYYPSLGGIPEHVHNFAREARRLGHTVKIVTSVMPDVAKGAPPPTEAQSSDVLRVGASRPLAQRGAVGRVTGGTGVGAALRDLFARERFDVVHVHAPLSPVLPLLAIHHATGPVVGTFHPGARPGLLFRLARGVLQRYVDRLDATIAVSRAALAPYGDRLGADVRMIPHGVDYDRLSRGRRLRRFDDGKLNVLWLGRVEPRNGLDCMIGAFHRAWRQIDARLIVVGDGPGLARARARLPRELEEDVVFVGRVQDERPDWYATADVFCAPSQAPSAGVTLLEAMAAGKPVLASDVEGYREIVQHGREGEILPATDEAAWARALLRLAREPARGAAYGERGRVTAQRFAWPSVAREVLGVYRAIGVRG